The proteins below come from a single Malus sylvestris chromosome 3, drMalSylv7.2, whole genome shotgun sequence genomic window:
- the LOC126614397 gene encoding cytochrome P450 736A117-like: protein MFNLLSKILSSLLENFSFKYLVFLSIFLILIYRWFSISTNSSPPSPPKLPVIGNLHQLGPHIHRSLNTLAQRHGPIMLLHFGSMPVLVVSSDDTACEIMKTHDITFANRPKSIFFKKVCYNFKDVASATYGEYWRQVKSICVLNLLSNKRVRSFRAVREEETESLITKIRQSSTSTSSVVNLSEMLETLTNDVLCRVALGAKNSDRGEGGKMFKELSGEIVALMSCIHIGDYIPWLSWVSRLNGLEAKFDNLAKRVNEFLEMVVQEHMDDALIKNEDQKDLVDVLLCLQKEGVHLADSPIDGVSIKAIILDMFVAGTDTSFTLLEWTMSELFRHPMIMEKLQNEVRGIVGNKTDIIKEDDLVGMHYLKAVIKETLRLHPPVPLLVPRMSSQDATINGYIIKANTQVIVNAWQIGRDPKSYNNPEAYEPERFLNSTLDYKGNDFQYIPFGAGRRGCPGIQFAMAIQEIALANLMHKFDWALPNGAGGEDLDMTESTGASVRRAYPLKVVAIPYSG, encoded by the exons atgtttaatcTCCTGAGTAAAATCTTGTCAAGCTTGTTggaaaatttttccttcaagtacTTAGTATTTTTGTCCATATTCCTCATACTGATATACAGATGGTTCTCCATATCCACAAACTCATCACCACCTTCTCCACCAAAGCTCCCTGTCATTGGAAACCTCCACCAACTAGGCCCGCACATTCATCGCTCACTGAACACCTTAGCTCAACGCCATGGACCTATTATGCTGCTGCATTTCGGAAGCATGCCAGTCCTTGTGGTCTCTTCGGATGATACTGCCTGCGAGATCATGAAAACCCATGACATCACATTCGCCAACAGACCCAAGAGCATTTTCTTTAAGAAGGTTTGCTACAATTTCAAAGACGTGGCCTCGGCAACTTATGGTGAGTATTGGAGGCAGGTGAAAAGTATATGTGTTTTAAATCTCTTAAGTAACAAAAGGGTTCGTTCTTTTCGTGCTGTGAGAGAAGAAGAAACCGAATCCTTGATCACCAAGATAAGGCAGTCGtcaacatcaacatcatcagTTGTGAATTTAAGCGAAATGCTTGAGACGCTTACTAATGATGTGTTGTGTAGAGTAGCACTGGGGGCGAAGAACAGTGATCGAGGCGAAGGTGGAAAGATGTTTAAGGAGCTTTCTGGGGAGATAGTGGCCTTGATGTCATGCATCCACATTGGAGACTATATCCCATGGCTTAGTTGGGTTAGCCGTCTCAATGGTTTGGAAGCAAAGTTTGACAATCTGGCTAAACGGGTCAATGAATTTCTAGAAATGGTTGTTCAAGAACATATGGATGATGCTCTTATCAAGAACGAGGACCAAAAGGATCTTGTGGACGTTTTACTTTGCCTTCAGAAAGAAGGAGTGCACTTAGCTGATTCTCCTATTGATGGAGTTAGCATAAAGGCTATTATCTTG GATATGTTTGTTGCTGGCACCGATACCTCATTTACACTCCTAGAATGGACGATGTCTGAGTTGTTCAGACATCCAATGATCATGGAAAAACTGCAGAATGAGGTAAGGGGAATAGTCGGCAACAAAACGGACATAATTAAAGAGGATGATTTGGTAGGGATGCACTACTTGAAAGCCGTGATCAAGGAAACTCTTCGTCTGCATCCTCCAGTACCATTACTAGTTCCCAGGATGTCGTCTCAAGATGCAACGATAAACGGTTACATCATTAAAGCCAACACACAAGTTATAGTGAATGCCTGGCAGATTGGAAGAGACCCAAAGTCATACAACAACCCGGAGGCGTACGAACCAGAAAGGTTCTTGAATAGTACACTAGATTATAAAGGGAATGACTTCCAGTACATTCCATTTGGAGCTGGCCGACGGGGTTGCCCAGGAATTCAGTTTGCCATGGCCATCCAAGAGATTGCTTTGGCAAATTTAATGCACAAGTTTGATTGGGCACTGCCTAATGGTGCAGGAGGGGAGGACTTAGACATGACTGAGTCCACTGGAGCAAGCGTTCGTAGAGCATATCCTCTTAAAGTCGTCGCTATTCCATATTCGGGTTAA